Genomic segment of Verrucomicrobiia bacterium:
GAGCGCAGCATCTTTCAGGTGCGCATCATTCATGGAAAAGGGACTGGAGCCCTGAGGCGCACCGTTCACTCGATTCTTTCCAAGCACCCGGAGGTCATCTCATTTACGCTCGATCATCCTCAATTCGGGGGCTGGGGCGCGACGATTGTGCGCCTGAGAAAAGAGGGCTGAGACAGGTTGAAAACTCTTGTCATTACCCACATTTTTGCATGTGCGCATTTAAGTGGACTTGCGGCGCCTGGCGCGCAAACCCCCGTTAGGGGTGGCCTGTTTATAGTAACGCCCCTGCCCTGAAGACACCAAACCCCGCAGGGGCATAGGCGCTAACTTAATGAAAGGGTTTCCCAAGGATACCTGCTCAGTTGAGACGTCCGAGCGCGACGC
This window contains:
- a CDS encoding Smr/MutS family protein, with the translated sequence MEEPIRLPIDGVLDLHTFNPREVQNLVADYMGACRERSIFQVRIIHGKGTGALRRTVHSILSKHPEVISFTLDHPQFGGWGATIVRLRKEG